A stretch of Cygnus olor isolate bCygOlo1 chromosome 16, bCygOlo1.pri.v2, whole genome shotgun sequence DNA encodes these proteins:
- the DYNLRB1 gene encoding dynein light chain roadblock-type 1 isoform X2: MAEVEETLKRIQSQKGVQGIIVVNSEGIPIKSTMDNSTTIQYAGLMHSFIMKARSTVRDIDPQNDLTFLRIRSKKNEIMVAPDKDYFLIVIQNPTE; this comes from the exons ATG gcTGAGGTGGAAGAAACACTGAAGCGAATTCAGAGCCAAAAAGGAGTGCAAGGAATCATCGTTGTTAATTCTGAAG GTATTCCTATCAAAAGTACTATGGACAACTCCACAACGATCCAATATGCGGGCCTAATGCACAGTTTCATCATGAAGGCAAGGAGCACTGTGCGAGACATTGATCCCCAAAATGACCTCACATTCCTGCGGATCCGctccaagaaaaatgaaatcatggTTGCACCAG ATAAGGACTACTTCCTGATTGTCATCCAGAATCCTACTGAATGA
- the DYNLRB1 gene encoding dynein light chain roadblock-type 1 isoform X1 — MLTNPAESLPTAPKQKLSCDRAEVEETLKRIQSQKGVQGIIVVNSEGIPIKSTMDNSTTIQYAGLMHSFIMKARSTVRDIDPQNDLTFLRIRSKKNEIMVAPDKDYFLIVIQNPTE, encoded by the exons ATGCTAACAAACCCTGCAGAGAGTTTGCCAACAGCTCCGAAGCAGAAGCTGTCTTGTGATAGG gcTGAGGTGGAAGAAACACTGAAGCGAATTCAGAGCCAAAAAGGAGTGCAAGGAATCATCGTTGTTAATTCTGAAG GTATTCCTATCAAAAGTACTATGGACAACTCCACAACGATCCAATATGCGGGCCTAATGCACAGTTTCATCATGAAGGCAAGGAGCACTGTGCGAGACATTGATCCCCAAAATGACCTCACATTCCTGCGGATCCGctccaagaaaaatgaaatcatggTTGCACCAG ATAAGGACTACTTCCTGATTGTCATCCAGAATCCTACTGAATGA